The following coding sequences lie in one Aspergillus puulaauensis MK2 DNA, chromosome 3, nearly complete sequence genomic window:
- a CDS encoding sugar porter family MFS transporter (COG:G;~EggNog:ENOG410PM50;~InterPro:IPR005829,IPR005828,IPR003663,IPR036259, IPR020846;~PFAM:PF00083,PF07690;~TransMembrane:11 (n9-20c32/33o48-71i78-97o103-124i136-160o172-191i259-280o300-318i327-344o356-383i395-414o426-446i);~go_component: GO:0016020 - membrane [Evidence IEA];~go_component: GO:0016021 - integral component of membrane [Evidence IEA];~go_function: GO:0022857 - transmembrane transporter activity [Evidence IEA];~go_process: GO:0055085 - transmembrane transport [Evidence IEA]) → MGKGYTIGLAAFAATGSFLFGYDSGVMTDVIASPHFLNFFNTTKTSSIIGAINSTFSGGACVGALTAGLTIDRLGRRGTIQIGGFIAMIGAILQCAAKNLAMILVGRIIAGWAVGILSMSVPVYQAECAHPRSRGLIVGLAQQMIGVGFIVSTWIGYGSLHAPDTNSVQWRFPLAFQALPAIMLAIGMFFLPESPRHLIEKNKDEEAMKIMRRLHYDGTNEDWIQGEFVEIKTTIEAEKEITAPGWLVMFRVPQWRKRLLLGTLVQVFTQMTGINVINYYQNIMYEALGITGNRATLVTGIYNVVGPLANLVFIVFLLDRVGRRRPLIFGAAGITLALVCEAAINSQNEDGTRHGYSVGGVFLFFCVTVIFSFSFGPVSWVYMSEIMPMQIRGKGNAFATGIGNWAVSTLWSQVSPIALGKIGWKFYFLFAGWNLVVTIPTIYLLFMETKQKTLEEIDLLFGGRALGTLSNDLSGKGLEPAQGEAEQVEKVEKAPNV, encoded by the exons ATGGGGAAGGGCTACACCATCGGCCTCGCTGCCTTTGCAGCGACAGGGAGTTTTCTGTTTGGTTATGACTCGGGCGTTATGACCGATGTGATTGCGTCGCCGCATTTCCTGAATTTCTTCAACACGACCAAGACGTCCTCCATTATCGGTGCTATTAATAGTACTTTTTCTGGTGGCG CATGCGTTGGAGCCCTCACAGCCGGCCTGACAATCGACCGTCTCGGTCGACGAGGCACAATCCAAATAGGCGGGTTCATTGCCATGATCGGTGCGATTCTGCAGTGCGCTGCGAAGAACCTGGCCATGATTCTCGTCGGGCGGATTATCGCTGGCTGGGCCGTTGGGATTCTTAGTATGTCGGTGCCGGTTTATCAGGCTGAGTGTGCGCATCCGCGGAGTCGTGGGTT GATTGTTGGCCTGGCGCAGCAGATGATCGGTGTTGGATTTATCGTCAGCAC ATGGATTGGTTACGGCTCTCTACACGCCCCCGACACAAACTCCGTGCAATGGCGGTTCCCACTCGCCTTCCAGGCCCTCCCAGCCATAATGCTCGCCATCGGCAtgttcttcctccccgagTCGCCCCGCCATTTGATcgagaagaacaaggacgAAGAGGCAATGAAGATCATGAGGCGGCTGCACTATGACGGCACGAACGAGGACTGGATCCAGGGCGAGTTTGTCGAGATCAAGACGACTattgaggctgagaaggagattACGGCGCCGGGGTGGTTGGTTATGTTTCGGGTGCCGCAGTGGCGGAAGAGGTTATT GCTTGGAACCCTGGTGCAGGTGTTCACCCAGATGACCGGTATCAACGTGATAAATTACTACCAGAACATCAT GTACGAGGCCCTGGGTATAACCGGTAACCGCGCCACCCTCGTGACAGGAATCTACAACGTCGTCGGCCCCCTCGCGAACctggtcttcatcgtcttcctcctcgaccgcgtcggccgccgccgcccccTTATCTTCGGCGCTGCAGGGATAACGCTAGCCCTCGTCTGCGAAGCGGCCATAAACTCGCAAAACGAAGATGGCACCCGCCACGGATACAGCGTTGGCGGCgtgttcctgttcttctgCGTGACCGtcatcttctctttctcgtttGGGCCGGTCAGCTGGGTGTACATGTCTGAGATCATGCCGATGCAGATCCGCGGCAAGGGGAATGCCTTTGCGACGGGCATTGGCAATTGGGCCGTTAGTACGCTCTGGAGTCAGGTTTCGCCGATTGCTTTGGGCAAGATTGGTTGgaagttttattttttgtttgCCGGGTGGA ATCTTGTTGTGACGATCCCGACGATTTATCTCTTGTTTATGGAGACCAAGCagaagacgctggaggagattgattTGCTATTTGGTGGTAGAGCTCTTGGGACGCTGAGCAACGATCTCAGTGGGAAGGGCTTGGAACCGGCGcagggagaagcagagcaggTCGAAAAGGTCGAGAAGGCACCAAATGTATAG
- a CDS encoding uncharacterized protein (COG:S;~EggNog:ENOG410PRBR;~TransMembrane:1 (o282-303i)): MGQIQPPSPPQATASDELPAYNEIDQVPVPVHQRDDDTIQALSPGSTSTAYAVPGQQKWHSIRAAHRAAGTLSLDPTFSTSPSILEAFLTAQTRLPPRPCLVIHGHHKESRRSGNETKTENVTDFDFRVDLTRAVLRWGRDERSGPRQRWSYTAVVSDGDGQKAYRGGRIPARAKKAGRIALEGPEGDDGEGQRLMDLESGEDYPGIKGWCERFCADSASVKSFTYRRNLHGFDAAPMRTALTSHIRSTGYQGHISITPAIANGFVTIYSPHWINTLRNNAFVYWACIILQLWLITWPVIWVMERRYEVVRSEWFSSQTIADASLPGGSAKIYAGGHSEEAAAELWAPVVREAAWQGRCHGEILGEAEVLELRRQGTQRREAVPGQAQDLLHRGQSVLGAMGIRNIGGVNVSGGWGGDSSSARSSRFSIRMG; encoded by the exons ATGGGCCAGATCCAACCCCCGTCACCGCCCCAGGCCACCGCCTCCGACGAGCTGCCTGCCTACAACGAGATCGACcaagtcccagtcccagtccaCCAACGCGACGACGACACCATCCAGGCGCTTTCACCAggctcaacctcaaccgcctACGCCGTCCCCGGCCAGCAGAAATGGCACAGCATCCGGGCCGCCCACCGCGCAGCCGGCACACTCTCCCTCGACCcaaccttctccacctccccctccatccTTGAGGCCTTCCTCACCGCGCAGACCCGTCTCCCCCCGCGCCCCTGCCTCGTCATCCACGGCCACCACAAGGAATCGCGCCGCAGCGGAAACGAGACTAAAACCGAGAACGTCACGGACTTTGACTTCCGGGTTGATCTGACTCGCGCCGTTCTGAGGTGGGGACGCGATGAGCGGTCGGGGCCGCGCCAGCGATGGTCGTATACTGCTGTTGTTAGTGATGGGGATGGACAGAAGGCGTATCGCGGTGGGAGGATTCCTGCGCGTGCAAAGAAGGCTGGGCGCATTGCCCTGGAGGGACCCGAGGGtgatgacggcgagggccAGAGACTGATGGACCtggagagtggagaggaTTATCCTGGGATTAAGGGCTGGTGTGAGCGGTTCTGTGCGGACTCTGCGTCGGTGAAATC GTTCACGTATCGCCGCAATCTACACGGCTTCGATGCAGCGCCTATGCGCACGGCGTTGACATCGCATATCCGCTCGACAGGCTACCAGGGCCATATCAGCATAACCCCGGCGATCGCGAACGGTTTCGTGACGATCTACTCGCCGCATTGGATCAATACCCTCCGGAACAACGCGTTCGTGTACTGGGCATGCATTATCCTGCAGCTGTGGCTGATCACCTGGCCGGTCATCTGGGTCATGGAGCGGCGGTACGAGGTTGTCCGGTCCGAGTGGTTCTCGTCGCAGACTATTGCGGACGCGTCGCTCCCTGGTGGTTCTGCGAAGATTTATGCCGGGGGGCATAGTGAGGAGGCTGCCGCGGAGCTGTGGGCACCTGTTGTTAGGGAGGCTGCGTGGCAGGGGAGATGCCATGGGGAGATtctgggagaggcagaggtgCTGGAGTTGAGGAGGCAGGGGACGCAGCGCAGAGAGGCTGTTCCAGGACAGGCGCAGGATTTGCTACATCGGGGGCAGTCGGTGCTGGGGGCAATGGGGATCAGGAATATCGGGGGGGTGAACGTGTCTGgggggtggggaggggaTAGTTCCAGTGCCCGCAGTTCGCGGTTTAGCATTCGGATGGGTTGA
- a CDS encoding MFS transporter (COG:G;~EggNog:ENOG410PHGK;~InterPro:IPR020846,IPR011701,IPR036259;~PFAM:PF07690;~TransMembrane:10 (i54-74o94-114i121-137o143-167i179-204o210-228i248-272o292-312i324-343o412-432i);~go_function: GO:0022857 - transmembrane transporter activity [Evidence IEA];~go_process: GO:0055085 - transmembrane transport [Evidence IEA]) encodes MAAQEKAEDDNASRQVAMSHNVEEKVSENQLVNALLWAPPQCRWNPDNPPKFNILLNALFAFAGTFTVANLYYAQPLLDLLADFFGVSQERASLIPTCCQAGYAAGLILICPLGDMVRRRPFVLLLTFITATMWLALCFTNSYSVFLAFSFLTSVTTVTPQIMLPLVGDLAPPARRATAISIVSSGLVLGLLFARLLSGIIANASHWRNVYWLSLALQYLIFILLYLFMPDYPSTNTNISYPRILSSIAVLFTKHPILVQATLMGLLTSATFTSFWTTLTFLLSGSPYNYNTLTIGLFSIAGLTPMFFNPIFSRLVIDKYTTQLSTTISLLIAITGIAIGAYTGTFTVAGPVLHAALLDFGNQATMIANRAAIYTVAPKARNRVNTGYMVGAFVGQLMGTAVGNRVYAARGWVVSGTVSLVFSVVALGVGLVRGPREQGWIGWTGGWPLRRVVDDPVAVAAPAAAADSDTAGTGNGSGGAGDRKGEAV; translated from the exons ATGGCAGCGCAAGAAAAAGCCGAGGACGACAATGCGTCGAGACAG GTCGCAATGTCACATAATGTGGAGGAAAAGGTGTCAGAGAACCAGCTGGTCAACGCTCTGCTATGGGCGCCGCCGCAATGCCGCTGGAACCCTGACAACCCGCCCAAATTCAACATCCTGCTGAACGCGTTATTCGCCTTTGCCGGCACCTTCACCGTTGCCAATCTGTACTATGCCCAGCCGCTGCTCGATCTCCTGGCGGACTTCTTTGGTGTCTCGCAGGAGCGTGCCTCGCTGATCCCGACCTGCTGCCAGGCTGGGTATGCCGCCGGTCTGATACTCATCTGTCCGTTGGGCGACATGGTCAGACGACGGCCGTTTGTCCTTTTATTGACGTTCATCACTGCGACGATGTGGCTGGCTCTCTGCTTTACGAATTCCTACAGCGTCTTCCTGGCGTTTAGCTTCCTCACCTCAGTCACCACAGTCACTCCA CAAATCATGCTCCCCCTGGTCGGCGACCTGGCCCCCCCAGCCCGGCGCGCAACCGCCATCTCGATCGTCTCCTCCGGCCTCGTCCTAGGGCTGCTCTTCGCCCGCCTGCTCTCCGGcatcatcgccaacgccTCCCACTGGCGCAACGTCTACTGGCTCTCCCTAGCTCTACAGtacctcatcttcatcctcctctaccTCTTCATGCCTGACTACCCCTCCACAAACACCAACATCTCCTACCCGCgcattctctcctccattgccgtcctcttcaccaaACACCCCATCCTCGTACAAGCAACCCTAATGGGTCTGCTCACCTCCGCAACCTTCACCTCCTTCTGGACAAccctcaccttcctcctctccggcTCTCCATACAACTACAACACCCTCACAATCggcctcttctccatcgccggccTCACACCCATGTTCTTCaaccccatcttctcccgCCTCGTCATCGACAAATACACCACCCAGCTCTCCACCACaatctccctcctcatcgccataACCGGCATCGCAATCGGCGCATACACAGGCACATTCACAGTCGCCGGCCCAGTCCTGCACGCCGCCTTACTCGACTTCGGAAACCAGGCGACGATGATCGCGAACCGTGCGGCTATCTATACTGTTGCACCGAAGGCGCGCAATCGCGTGAATACGGGGTATATGGTTGGAGCGTTTGTCGGGCAGCTTATGGGCACGGCGGTGGGGAATCGGGTTTATGCGGCGAGGGGGTGGGTGGTTTCTGGGACGGTGAGTTTGGTGTTTTCGGTTGTGGCGTtgggggttgggttggttaGGGGGCCGAGGGAACAGGGGTGGATTGGCTGGACGGGGGGTTGGCCTTTgaggagggttgttgatgatcctgttgctgttgccgctcctgctgctgctgctgattcTGATACCGCTGGTACTGGGAATGggagtggtggtgctggtgataGAAAGGGAGAGGCAGTTTGA